The proteins below come from a single Malus sylvestris chromosome 3, drMalSylv7.2, whole genome shotgun sequence genomic window:
- the LOC126615447 gene encoding la-related protein 1A-like isoform X2: protein MVMAENEVRDDQRDLNVNGGGPKSPWKTPVSLESSVMAAESWPALAQAQRPKSLDAAAKPPAAQPSTLPAPVQGLVMQQKSNGSGNSNASHKHSSSHHQKGPRHNPNAAPPFPVPIPYHQQPLPPVFHTMVQPHILASGYAYQPYAGHPSVGNHIAKSGCETSVQNFVQPVQPQPRGNPNAYGVNFSTRRPNMQEHGGPWNHTWHQQRAFNPRENIPVQQGVGPIPFLRPQFFGPAPGFMVGPSIPGPAPICYLPVPPLGAIRGPHPPSFMPHPLNPGAPLPPSETHTLSLRDNIIKQIEYYFSDENLKNDRYLISLMDDQGWVPITTIADFKRVKKMCTDIAFILDSLLGSTTVEVQANKIRRRDEWSKWIADSADSMLTSKPQTPLVQVEDRYINAPENNASNDRRKTFEEKVEVLSDGKNLMSCMPSNTIPDTDNVQFDGGSLASSDNNSALNEKLTSKSNCKSSDPKMDHCSDRPYHSEGIETGRYDDDRPEGMPSDMDMKNLGNLSNDFANTFMLDEELELEQKIIKDDRSPIRSVGRTIDDEYDEIVVNDQDVQRLVIVTQNSRVGEGSKPDDKESKTLSNELASAINDGLYFYEQELKTKRSNRKKNSTSHDNRDANSRFSSISKGFSKLKPGEISGSGIGIEESGSANSRKKQNRLSQNHQSSPRQRFFSSNFRNYGTGRNNLGVVSESPPSNSVGFFFSSTPPETHGPRPSKLSVSPHGFLSGSSPPVGSVPKSFPPFQHPSHQLLEENGFKQQKYLKYHKRCLNDRKKLGIGCSEVVFYLN from the exons ATGGTGATGGCTGAGAATGAGGTTAGGGATGACCAGAGGGACCTCAATGTCAATGGCGGCGGGCCCAAGTCCCCATGGAAGACTCCGGTCTCCCTCGAATCTTCCGTCATGGCCGCTGAGTCCTGGCCTGCTCTGGCCCAAGCCCAAAGGCCCAAGAGTTTGGATGCTGCCGCAAAGCCACCAGCTGCGCAGCCGTCTACCCTGCCCGCGCCTGTGCAG GGATTAGTCATGCAGCAGAAGTCGAATGGGTCTGGAAACTCCAACGCTTCACACAAGCATTCATCATCACATCACCAAAAAGGCCCTAGGCACAACCCAAATGCTGCACCTCCTTTTCCAGTACCCATACCCTACCATCAACAACCACTTCCTCCTGTTTTTCATACCATGGTACAACCCCACATTCTGGCTTCTGGGTATGCTTACCAGCCATACGCTGGACATCCAAGTGTTGGAAATCATATTGCAAAATCTGGATGTGAGACCTCAGTGCAAAATTTTGTGCAACCAGTTCAACCTCAGCCACGAGGTAATCCAAATGCTTATGGTGTCAATTTTTCTACTAGAAGACCCAACATGCAAGAACATGGTGGCCCTTGGAATCATACTTGGCATCAACAGCGAGCATTTAACCCCAGAGAGAACATTCCTGTGCAGCAGGGTGTTGGACCTATCCCTTTCTTAAGACCTCAGTTTTTTGGTCCAGCCCCAGGGTTCATGGTCGGCCCAAGCATTCCTG GACCTGCACCCATATGCTATCTTCCAGTTCCACCACTGGGCGCAATTAGGGGACCTCATCCTCCTAGCTTTATGCCGCATCCTTTAAATCCGGGGGCTCCATTACCACCCTCAGAAACACATACATTATCATTGAGGGACAATATTATAAAGCAAATAGAGTATTATTTCAG CGATGAAAATCTAAAGAATGACCGTTACTTAATTTCGTTGATGGATGACCAAGGATGGGTCCCAATAACCACCATTGCGGACTTTAAAAGG GTTAAGAAAATGTGTACAGACATAGCATTTATCCTTGACTCACTGCTGGGCTCAACTACTGTAGAAGTGCAG GCTAACAAGATACGAAGACGTGATGAGTGGTCAAAGTGGATTGCAGATTCTGCAGACTCAATGTTAACTTCCAAGCCGCAAACCCCCTTGGTTCAAGTTGAAGATAGGTATATCAATGCTCCTGAGAATAATGCCAGCAATGATAGAAGGAAAACTTTTGAGGAAAAAGTTGAAGTTTTATCAGATGGAAAAAATTTGATGTCGTGCATGCCATCAAATACCATACCTGACACTGATAATGTTCAATTTGATGGTGGATCACTAGCATCTTCTGATAATAATAGTGCTTTAAATGAAAAGTTGACTTCCAAATCAAATTGCAAGTCCTCGGATCCCAAAATGGATCATTGCTCAGACCGCCCATACCACTCAGAGGGAATTGAAACTGGAAGATATGATGATGATAGGCCTGAAGGCATGCCTTCAGATATGGATATGAAGAATCTTGGAAATCTGTCTAATGATTTTGCAAACACATTTATGCTGGATGAAGAGCTAGAGCTTGAGCagaaaataataaaggatgATCGTTCTCCTATTAGAAG TGTTGGCCGGACGATTGATGATGAATATGATGAGATTGTAGTCAATGATCAGGATGTCCAGAGACTTGTAATTGTCACCCAG AATAGTAGAGTAGGCGAAGGATCTAAACCTGATGATAAAGAATCAAAAACCCTTTCCAATGAGCTAGCGTCTGCTATAAACGATGGGCTTTACTTCTATGAGCAG GAACTGAAAACCAAGCGATCAAACCGTAAAAAGAACAGCACCAGCCATGACAATAGAGATGCAAACTCAAGATTTTCAAGCATTTCCAAAGGCTTTTCAAAATTAAAGCCTGGTGAAATATCTGGCAGTGGTATTGGCATTGAAGAGTCTGGAAGTGCTAATTCACGGAAGAAGCAAAATAGACTCTCCCAAAATCATCAATCGTCCCCTAGACAGCGTTTCTTCTCAAGCAACTTTAGAAATTATGGTACTGGTCGGAACAATCTAGGAGTTGTATCAGAAAGTCCACCAAGTAACTCTGTTGGCTTTTTCTTTAGTTCCACGCCTCCTGAAACTCATGG ACCAAGGCCTTCAAAAT